A single Anatilimnocola floriformis DNA region contains:
- a CDS encoding sensor histidine kinase has translation MSITNRLSIFFLAALGVVLAGFSGALYGLASWHLHTQTDRHLATAMHALIAAIEVHPMDVEWEPLERKLPIGLDPDLSVVRWSLHDENGQLVDCSPNITPAELEKLHSPDPDWRVLVRRLRAGMFEPEVLSLKDLSPDMTLAGELPTDRTALRQSFLLTVGLSEKPDVATLQNLAMNMGGLSLLIWCGAGVAAHWLCRRALMPITKMADEARSLSKTPEAQTLLHVPATRDEVADLGQAYNDLLTALRLTLEQQRRFAGDASHQLRTPLAAILTAVEVTLRHERSRSEYETALSAVLRRGRELQGIVEALLLLTRLESSAAIPDQDVIDVGAWSQHRLETWSTHPRFADIRLTAAADIGTITTQPLLLAQIFDNLLDNALKYSEPGSRVTVAVKRVDRRVSLSVTDCGPGIAAAEVNEIFAPFYRSRDSRWQGKPGVGLGLTIAHRLSMALGGKLEVHSEPGNGSCFTLSLPTQNGLDATHEEGSQSCPEPLASLTVS, from the coding sequence ATGAGCATCACGAATCGTCTTTCGATTTTCTTTCTGGCGGCTTTGGGAGTTGTGCTCGCGGGATTTTCAGGAGCGCTCTACGGCTTGGCGAGTTGGCACCTGCACACGCAGACCGATCGGCACCTGGCAACGGCTATGCACGCGCTGATTGCCGCTATCGAAGTGCATCCCATGGATGTGGAATGGGAACCGCTCGAACGCAAACTGCCGATTGGTTTGGATCCGGATTTGTCGGTCGTTCGCTGGTCCTTGCACGATGAAAACGGTCAGCTCGTCGACTGCTCGCCGAACATCACGCCTGCTGAGCTAGAGAAATTGCACTCGCCAGATCCTGACTGGCGAGTTTTGGTTCGTCGACTGCGGGCCGGCATGTTTGAACCAGAGGTGCTGTCGCTCAAGGACCTTTCGCCTGACATGACTTTGGCTGGCGAACTCCCAACAGATCGCACAGCACTTCGGCAGAGCTTTTTGCTGACCGTCGGACTTAGCGAGAAGCCCGACGTTGCCACGCTGCAAAACCTGGCGATGAACATGGGAGGGCTGTCGCTGTTGATCTGGTGCGGTGCGGGAGTCGCTGCCCATTGGCTCTGCCGACGGGCGCTCATGCCGATCACCAAGATGGCCGATGAAGCTCGCTCGCTGAGCAAGACGCCGGAAGCTCAGACGCTATTGCACGTTCCCGCTACGCGCGACGAAGTGGCCGATTTGGGGCAGGCGTACAACGACTTGTTGACTGCGCTGCGGCTCACGCTCGAACAGCAACGGCGCTTTGCCGGCGATGCCTCGCATCAATTGCGAACTCCCCTGGCCGCCATCCTGACGGCGGTGGAAGTGACGCTGCGACACGAGCGCAGCCGCTCTGAATATGAGACTGCGCTGAGCGCCGTGCTCCGTCGTGGTCGCGAGTTGCAAGGCATTGTCGAAGCCCTGCTGCTGCTCACCCGTTTGGAATCATCGGCGGCCATTCCCGATCAGGACGTGATCGACGTCGGCGCCTGGAGTCAGCATCGTTTGGAAACCTGGAGCACTCATCCCAGGTTTGCAGACATTCGGCTCACGGCTGCTGCGGATATAGGGACGATCACCACCCAGCCGCTGCTCCTCGCGCAGATCTTCGACAACCTGCTCGACAATGCGTTGAAATATAGCGAGCCAGGATCTCGTGTGACCGTCGCCGTCAAACGAGTTGATCGGCGAGTTTCGCTTTCTGTCACAGACTGCGGCCCAGGGATCGCGGCCGCCGAGGTCAACGAAATTTTTGCCCCGTTCTATCGCTCGCGCGATTCGCGCTGGCAGGGAAAACCGGGCGTTGGCTTGGGGCTGACGATCGCGCATCGCTTGAGCATGGCCCTGGGCGGAAAACTTGAGGTGCACAGCGAGCCCGGCAACGGCAGCTGTTTCACGCTGTCGCTACCTACGCAAAATGGTTTGGATGCAACCCACGAAGAGGGCAGCCAAAGTTGCCCTGAACCACTGGCGAGTTTGACGGTTTCGTAG
- a CDS encoding IS30 family transposase, protein MAIHFTVSERQQLAALVALRVSKIAIARRLQRAPSTIFRELKRNCGDTGYQAGSAQQQAVMRHTHRHRKMDSPEVAEYVKSRLELRWSPDQIDGRTRRDFLDDRLRRISRQTIYNWLKQPAGSEHRQYLRFYREKPPLRRRVDPAQTLPNRPAIIGRRERFGDWEGDTLVGRKGISKPVLYSIVERVSGYLELARGENREADTANRILRRRLNQYPPNWLQSCTFDNGAEFAKVGELESVLQIEVYHTQPYKAWQRGTNENTNGLIRQYFPKGTDFQQVSQAELTTAESQLNTRPRKRLGYQTPQELKNKYC, encoded by the coding sequence ATGGCAATTCATTTTACCGTGAGCGAACGCCAGCAGTTGGCGGCATTGGTCGCGTTGCGAGTTTCGAAGATCGCGATTGCGCGCCGGTTGCAACGTGCCCCGTCCACCATCTTTCGTGAGCTCAAACGCAATTGCGGTGACACGGGTTACCAGGCGGGCTCGGCTCAGCAACAGGCGGTGATGCGGCACACGCACCGTCATCGCAAGATGGATTCTCCGGAGGTGGCCGAGTATGTGAAGTCGCGACTGGAGCTGCGCTGGTCGCCAGATCAGATCGATGGCCGAACCAGACGGGACTTTCTCGACGACCGCCTGCGGCGGATCTCGCGGCAAACGATCTACAACTGGCTGAAGCAACCTGCAGGGAGCGAGCATCGCCAATACCTGCGTTTTTATCGGGAAAAACCGCCACTTCGGCGTCGCGTCGATCCTGCTCAGACGCTCCCCAATCGGCCCGCCATCATCGGCCGCCGCGAACGCTTCGGCGACTGGGAAGGCGACACGCTCGTCGGTCGCAAAGGCATCTCGAAACCCGTGCTCTATAGCATCGTCGAACGGGTGAGCGGTTATCTCGAACTGGCGCGTGGCGAAAACCGTGAAGCCGACACGGCCAATCGCATCCTTCGCCGTCGCCTCAATCAGTACCCACCCAACTGGCTGCAGAGCTGCACCTTCGACAACGGCGCCGAGTTCGCCAAGGTCGGCGAGCTCGAAAGCGTGTTGCAAATCGAGGTGTACCACACGCAACCCTACAAAGCCTGGCAACGTGGGACAAACGAAAACACCAACGGCCTCATTCGCCAATACTTCCCCAAAGGAACCGACTTCCAGCAAGTCAGCCAAGCGGAGCTGACCACGGCTGAAAGCCAACTCAACACCCGCCCTCGCAAACGGCTCGGCTACCAGACTCCCCAAGAACTCAAAAACAAGTACTGCTAG
- a CDS encoding efflux RND transporter permease subunit — protein sequence MTWLVSTSLKLRAVVLTLCVVLLVFGFQSIYKAPLDVFPEFAPPKVEVQTEAPGLSTEEVESLVSVPLENALNGTPGMKTIRSKSVLGLSSIVLYFAEGTDLHKARQHVQERVTAETPRLPTVARPPVILHPLSSLSRVLKIGMSSETLSQRDLTELAMWTIRPKLMAIPGVANVAVWGQRDKQFQVLVDPDRLRAHGVTLDQVTRAAGDATVLDAGGFVDTPNQRFAVRHISPIRDPEDLARTVVDFRAGAPLRIGDVAKVIIGSPPPIGDAIINDVPGILLIVEKQPEGNTLEVTRKIEAALAELKPGLKGVEVDSTIFRPASFIEKALENLSHALLVGCGLVVVILVIFLFDWRTAAISLTAIPLSLVAAIVILTGFNVTINTMVLAGLVIALGEVVDDAIIDVENIVRRLRLNRAAGSPHSAFEVVLQASLEVRSAVVYASLIVTLVFLPIFFLDGVAGSFFRPLALAYVLSIMASLLVALVVTPCMSYVLLAGQSHVREEAPFAKWLRKGYAAILPALVSNPIAVVGTLAAVFVLTLAASTRLGQEFLPDFQETDFLMHFLERPGTSIEAMDRITIRASKELRAIPGVRNFGSHIGRAEVADEVVGPNFTELWISIDPDVDYPSTLAKIQSAMEGYPGMYCDVQTYLKERSKEVLTGTSASIVVRLFGPEMEKLRSKAKEVEGVMSEVAGVTNLKVEPQVLVPQIQLQLKPDAAERFGLTAGHVRRATTTLLKGTKVGEIYEGQKRYAVMVWGEPQLRTDLTALRGLLIDTPSGAQIRLGDVADISIVPMPNEIKREAASRRLDILCNVQGRDLGSVAAEIESKVRGLSFDREYHPEFLGEFAARQESSRRLWFYSALSFLGIVLILYVDFQSWRLTGIVMLTITFALTGGVFGVLLTTGIVSLGSMVGFVTVLGIAARNGIMMISHYKHLQEHEGEPFGVHLVLRGAEERLVPILMTALTTGLALLPLILAGGKPGNEIEYPLAVVILGGLITSTILNLCLVPALYLLLGSQTTTNAVDPRT from the coding sequence ATGACCTGGCTCGTTTCCACATCGCTCAAGTTGCGCGCAGTGGTGCTTACGTTGTGCGTCGTGCTGCTGGTGTTCGGCTTTCAGTCGATCTACAAAGCGCCGCTCGATGTCTTTCCCGAGTTCGCCCCGCCGAAGGTTGAGGTGCAGACTGAAGCGCCGGGCCTATCGACGGAAGAAGTCGAAAGCCTGGTGAGCGTGCCGCTCGAGAACGCGCTCAACGGCACGCCGGGCATGAAGACCATTCGGTCGAAATCGGTCCTCGGGTTGTCTTCGATCGTGCTCTACTTTGCCGAGGGAACCGATCTGCACAAGGCGCGGCAGCACGTGCAGGAGCGCGTAACCGCCGAAACGCCGCGCCTGCCGACCGTCGCTCGTCCGCCGGTCATTCTGCATCCGCTCTCATCGCTGAGTCGCGTCCTCAAAATCGGCATGTCGTCGGAAACTTTGTCGCAGCGCGATTTGACCGAGCTCGCGATGTGGACAATCAGGCCGAAGCTGATGGCGATTCCCGGCGTGGCCAACGTGGCCGTGTGGGGGCAGCGCGACAAGCAGTTCCAAGTGCTGGTCGATCCCGATCGCCTCCGCGCGCATGGTGTGACGCTCGATCAAGTAACTCGCGCTGCTGGTGATGCGACGGTCTTGGATGCCGGCGGTTTTGTCGATACGCCGAATCAGCGGTTTGCGGTGCGGCACATTTCGCCGATTCGCGATCCGGAGGATCTGGCGCGAACCGTCGTCGATTTTCGCGCGGGCGCGCCGCTGCGGATCGGCGATGTCGCGAAAGTCATCATTGGCTCGCCACCCCCCATCGGCGATGCGATTATCAACGACGTGCCGGGAATTCTGCTGATTGTCGAAAAACAGCCTGAGGGAAACACGCTCGAAGTAACTCGCAAAATCGAAGCGGCGCTCGCCGAACTCAAGCCGGGGCTGAAGGGGGTCGAAGTCGACTCGACAATCTTTCGGCCAGCTTCTTTCATTGAGAAGGCGCTGGAGAATCTCAGCCACGCGCTGCTGGTTGGCTGCGGCTTGGTGGTGGTAATTCTCGTCATCTTCCTGTTCGATTGGCGAACGGCGGCGATCAGCCTGACGGCGATCCCGCTGTCGCTCGTAGCCGCGATTGTGATCCTGACCGGGTTCAACGTGACCATCAATACGATGGTTCTCGCCGGACTGGTCATCGCGCTGGGAGAGGTCGTCGATGATGCCATCATCGACGTCGAGAATATCGTTCGCCGCCTGCGTTTGAATCGCGCGGCCGGCTCACCACATTCCGCTTTTGAAGTCGTCCTCCAGGCTTCACTCGAAGTTCGCAGCGCAGTGGTTTATGCCAGTCTGATCGTAACGCTCGTTTTCCTGCCCATCTTCTTTCTGGATGGCGTGGCCGGTTCCTTCTTCCGGCCGTTGGCTCTCGCGTACGTCCTGTCGATCATGGCTTCGCTGCTCGTGGCCTTGGTGGTCACGCCTTGTATGTCTTATGTATTGCTGGCCGGGCAGTCGCATGTTCGCGAGGAAGCGCCGTTTGCCAAATGGCTGCGCAAAGGGTACGCGGCAATCCTGCCGGCTCTCGTGAGCAATCCAATCGCTGTTGTCGGTACGCTGGCTGCGGTCTTTGTGCTGACGCTTGCTGCGTCGACACGATTGGGCCAGGAGTTCTTGCCCGATTTTCAAGAGACGGATTTCTTGATGCACTTCCTCGAACGTCCCGGTACGTCGATTGAAGCGATGGATCGGATCACGATTCGCGCGAGCAAGGAACTGCGGGCCATTCCAGGTGTGCGCAACTTCGGTTCGCACATCGGCCGCGCGGAAGTCGCCGATGAAGTGGTCGGCCCCAACTTCACCGAGCTCTGGATCAGCATCGATCCCGACGTCGATTATCCGAGCACGCTCGCCAAGATTCAGAGCGCGATGGAAGGCTACCCAGGTATGTACTGCGATGTGCAGACGTATCTCAAGGAGCGAAGCAAGGAAGTGTTGACGGGAACGAGCGCGAGTATTGTTGTGCGGCTCTTTGGTCCGGAGATGGAGAAACTTCGTTCCAAGGCCAAGGAAGTGGAAGGCGTGATGAGCGAGGTGGCCGGCGTGACCAATCTCAAAGTAGAGCCGCAGGTCCTCGTGCCGCAGATTCAGCTGCAGCTGAAGCCCGATGCCGCCGAGCGCTTTGGTTTGACGGCGGGGCATGTCCGCCGGGCTACGACCACACTGTTGAAGGGCACGAAGGTTGGCGAAATTTACGAAGGGCAGAAACGCTACGCGGTGATGGTGTGGGGCGAACCGCAACTGCGGACCGATCTTACGGCGCTGCGTGGCTTGCTGATCGACACGCCGTCAGGAGCTCAGATTCGCCTTGGCGATGTCGCCGATATTTCGATCGTCCCCATGCCGAATGAAATCAAGCGCGAGGCCGCCTCGCGGCGGCTCGACATTCTCTGCAACGTGCAAGGCCGCGACCTGGGTTCCGTGGCTGCCGAAATCGAAAGCAAAGTGCGCGGCCTGTCGTTCGATCGCGAATATCACCCTGAGTTTCTCGGCGAGTTTGCCGCCCGGCAAGAGTCGAGCCGGCGTCTGTGGTTCTATTCGGCCCTGTCGTTCCTAGGCATCGTGCTGATTTTGTACGTCGATTTTCAATCGTGGCGACTGACGGGCATCGTGATGCTGACGATCACGTTCGCCCTGACCGGCGGCGTGTTCGGCGTGCTGCTGACGACGGGTATCGTCTCGCTTGGTTCGATGGTCGGCTTTGTCACAGTGCTCGGCATCGCCGCCCGCAACGGCATCATGATGATCAGCCACTACAAGCACTTGCAGGAACACGAGGGAGAACCGTTCGGTGTTCACCTCGTGCTGCGCGGCGCTGAAGAACGTCTCGTGCCGATCCTGATGACAGCTCTCACGACGGGCCTGGCGCTGCTGCCGCTCATCCTCGCCGGCGGCAAGCCAGGGAATGAGATCGAGTATCCGCTGGCCGTGGTGATTCTCGGCGGACTCATTACGTCCACCATTCTCAACCTGTGCCTCGTCCCTGCGCTGTACCTGCTGTTGGGGAGTCAGACGACTACGAACGCAGTTGATCCGCGGACTTAA
- a CDS encoding methyltransferase family protein, whose amino-acid sequence MEKNVVERLRIAVTRIALIAVFLLAVFSESIWTQNELTEETMFGVGLLLTFIGCLGRVWCLIHIAGRKNNELVTAGPYSLCRNPLYLFSFIGTLGVAFSTCTFTIPLLAAVCFLAYYPMVIRSEERRLAQIHGAAFATYCSRVPQFIPSFRAYTPVEQTTVKVHLFVRGLLDVAWFLLAILLSHLNSELHEAGYGITLMKLI is encoded by the coding sequence GTGGAAAAAAATGTTGTCGAACGATTGCGAATCGCGGTCACCCGCATCGCTTTGATCGCAGTGTTCCTGCTAGCAGTGTTTTCGGAGAGCATCTGGACTCAGAATGAGCTCACCGAAGAAACGATGTTTGGCGTGGGGTTGTTGCTCACGTTCATCGGCTGCCTCGGACGCGTGTGGTGCTTGATTCACATCGCCGGACGGAAGAACAACGAGCTCGTCACCGCGGGCCCTTATTCGCTGTGTCGCAATCCGCTGTACCTGTTCAGTTTCATCGGCACGCTGGGTGTGGCCTTCAGCACCTGCACGTTCACGATTCCCCTGCTCGCCGCCGTTTGCTTTCTCGCCTATTACCCCATGGTCATTCGCTCCGAAGAGCGACGCCTCGCTCAGATTCATGGTGCTGCGTTTGCCACCTACTGCAGCCGCGTGCCGCAGTTCATTCCCTCGTTTCGCGCTTACACTCCGGTCGAGCAAACCACCGTCAAGGTACATCTGTTCGTTCGCGGTCTCTTGGATGTCGCGTGGTTTCTGTTGGCGATACTACTGAGTCACCTGAACAGCGAACTGCATGAAGCAGGGTATGGCATTACCCTGATGAAGCTGATCTAA
- a CDS encoding efflux RND transporter periplasmic adaptor subunit, whose protein sequence is MSILRKGLFALVAVVATLGVAWLVGQILASKPTASKGAAHLSAAKVQVVKEEDLGLVKLAPEALARLGVRVDKIERKPVKRSRVYGAEIVVPAGRTILVSAPLPGALQSPPDTAPQPGALVKKGQAIFLLSPFLSPEAATTFAAGRADAEGQVNNAKTQVTALKLAFERAQSLFKNEAGSRRSVEEAQAQFDGATRSLEAAETRLKVLTQAVGDAATGRAQPIPIESPDDGLLRNISASPGQNVPVGGALFEVISLAQVWVRVPVYVGDLDLIAADESAGIGSLNGQPGQKTWTAAPLQAPPTANPLAATVDIYYTLANDKANFKPGQRVGATLALSGTADALTIPWGAVVHDLQGDTWVYVEKSAGVYKRQRVQVSYVADGVAVLASGPQPGTSVVTEGAIELFGAETGFSK, encoded by the coding sequence ATGTCCATTTTGCGTAAGGGGTTGTTCGCCCTCGTGGCCGTCGTCGCCACGTTGGGCGTCGCCTGGCTGGTCGGGCAAATCCTGGCTTCGAAGCCGACGGCGAGTAAGGGAGCGGCACACCTTTCTGCCGCGAAAGTTCAGGTCGTCAAAGAAGAAGACCTGGGCCTGGTGAAGCTCGCGCCCGAAGCGCTCGCTCGGCTGGGTGTGCGCGTCGACAAGATCGAACGAAAACCAGTGAAGCGCTCGCGCGTTTACGGCGCCGAAATCGTGGTGCCGGCCGGGCGAACCATTCTTGTTTCAGCGCCATTGCCCGGTGCGTTGCAGTCTCCGCCCGATACCGCTCCACAGCCTGGCGCGCTGGTGAAAAAAGGCCAGGCCATCTTTCTGCTGAGTCCGTTTCTCTCCCCGGAAGCGGCCACCACGTTCGCTGCCGGGCGGGCCGATGCGGAAGGGCAAGTGAACAATGCGAAAACTCAAGTCACCGCTCTGAAGCTGGCCTTCGAGCGCGCCCAGAGTCTCTTCAAAAATGAAGCCGGCAGCCGCCGCAGTGTGGAAGAAGCTCAGGCGCAATTCGATGGCGCTACGCGTTCGCTCGAAGCGGCCGAGACTCGCTTGAAAGTACTGACGCAAGCCGTGGGCGATGCGGCAACAGGCCGCGCTCAGCCAATCCCGATTGAATCGCCCGATGACGGACTGCTGCGAAACATTTCTGCGTCACCGGGACAAAATGTGCCGGTCGGTGGCGCATTGTTTGAAGTGATTTCGCTGGCCCAGGTTTGGGTTCGCGTGCCAGTTTATGTCGGCGATCTCGATTTGATCGCCGCCGATGAGTCCGCCGGCATCGGCAGTCTTAACGGACAGCCCGGGCAGAAGACTTGGACTGCCGCGCCACTGCAAGCGCCGCCGACAGCCAATCCGCTGGCGGCCACGGTGGACATCTATTACACGCTGGCCAACGACAAGGCCAACTTCAAGCCAGGCCAGCGCGTTGGCGCGACGCTCGCGCTCTCGGGCACTGCCGATGCACTGACCATCCCTTGGGGAGCCGTCGTGCACGATCTGCAGGGCGATACCTGGGTCTATGTCGAAAAATCGGCCGGCGTCTACAAACGGCAACGCGTGCAAGTGAGCTACGTCGCCGACGGCGTCGCCGTTCTCGCGTCGGGGCCGCAGCCAGGAACGTCAGTGGTCACGGAAGGTGCAATCGAACTCTTTGGCGCCGAGACCGGCTTCAGCAAGTAG
- a CDS encoding Lpg1974 family pore-forming outer membrane protein: protein MRFTKLWILAVACTAVLMMGQLSMAQMGGAPPMGPPPGGGGFSCGDGMCGGGCDSCGDDCGWSNRWNVFGEFLYLRARDAETAYASIIDGPIVAGAPGLQAGRTGVLDYDYQPGFRIGGGFTLDNCNQIQVMYSQLDATSNDTITTAAPDVIRGLVLHPNSANAGANFLDANANGELRFNILDIAYRGLLASCSDYEVGYLVGVRSTRLEQYFQANFNNVGTETVTSNVDFDGVGMRFGMDFERYGRNRQWFVYGKGYASLIGGRFQADYLQSSQADPVVATTSWEAGRVVTMLDLETGLGWQSCSGNIRLSVGYLYSGWFNTIRNNEWIHAVQNNDFVATGMSTYDSSVTFDGLTARVELLW from the coding sequence ATGCGATTCACGAAACTTTGGATCTTGGCGGTCGCGTGCACCGCGGTGTTGATGATGGGCCAACTGTCGATGGCTCAAATGGGCGGCGCTCCGCCAATGGGACCGCCTCCTGGCGGCGGCGGCTTCAGCTGTGGCGATGGCATGTGCGGCGGGGGCTGCGATAGCTGCGGCGACGACTGCGGCTGGAGCAATCGCTGGAACGTCTTTGGTGAGTTCCTCTATCTGCGGGCTCGCGACGCCGAAACCGCTTATGCCTCGATCATCGATGGCCCGATTGTGGCCGGTGCTCCTGGTTTGCAAGCCGGCCGCACGGGCGTGCTCGACTATGACTATCAACCGGGCTTCCGCATCGGCGGCGGTTTCACCTTGGATAACTGCAACCAGATCCAGGTGATGTACTCGCAACTCGATGCCACCTCGAACGACACGATCACCACGGCTGCTCCGGACGTGATTCGTGGTCTCGTGCTGCATCCCAACTCAGCCAATGCCGGCGCCAACTTTTTGGATGCCAACGCCAACGGCGAACTGCGCTTCAACATTCTCGATATCGCTTACCGCGGCTTGCTCGCCAGCTGCAGCGATTACGAAGTCGGCTACCTGGTCGGCGTCCGTTCGACTCGCCTGGAACAATACTTCCAAGCCAACTTCAATAACGTCGGTACCGAAACCGTCACCTCGAACGTCGATTTCGACGGCGTGGGCATGCGGTTCGGTATGGACTTCGAACGCTACGGCCGCAACCGTCAGTGGTTTGTCTACGGCAAGGGTTATGCCAGCTTGATCGGTGGCCGGTTCCAAGCCGACTACCTGCAAAGCAGCCAGGCTGACCCGGTTGTCGCCACCACGAGCTGGGAAGCTGGCCGCGTGGTCACCATGCTGGACCTCGAAACCGGTCTCGGCTGGCAGAGCTGCTCGGGCAACATCCGCTTGTCGGTTGGTTACCTCTACAGCGGCTGGTTCAACACGATCCGCAACAATGAATGGATTCACGCCGTGCAGAACAACGACTTCGTTGCCACCGGCATGAGCACCTATGACTCGAGCGTCACCTTCGATGGTTTGACCGCTCGCGTCGAACTCTTGTGGTAA
- a CDS encoding TolC family protein, translating to MLAASWLAALAILLLGGCASHGNYTLTDRSPVSHQIACRFGEPLGPPTCPRELVYPNGITLADELTEEEAVILALWNNAALLELLTDLGVAQGDLVQAGLLPNPEVVYFFPVSDKPYKYALDFPVEALWLRPIRVAAAEREVERVTQRLTQAGIDLIRDTRQAYADAALAHGRRSVSIDAVKIRGRIASLAKARLDAGDINPQEKATAQIDAHRAEQDFSRTEYDIGIAEERLRNLMGVSADRTPLRLQTASRLYPPAPDIDVLVSEATESRPDALAAAQFSASAAERLRLARIGWVRFLGILDATSGVNGHEFGPAFRTTLPIFNWNQGGISRAGAELERAERQRQTVNNQIIMDVHQSHLRYSQAQAELEILNQRVRPEVETAIRRTELAYREGNIPYVVVLQTTQQLLDSRFREVQLQADLRRAWSDLERSVGRHLDEVQTLEPELIPPPNIPAQPQDAPASQQK from the coding sequence TTGTTAGCAGCAAGCTGGCTTGCAGCACTGGCCATATTGCTACTCGGCGGTTGCGCTTCGCACGGCAACTACACGCTGACCGACCGCAGTCCGGTATCGCATCAAATCGCTTGCCGCTTTGGCGAGCCGCTCGGCCCGCCGACTTGCCCGCGTGAATTGGTCTATCCCAACGGCATCACGCTCGCAGATGAACTGACCGAAGAAGAAGCCGTGATCTTGGCGCTGTGGAACAATGCAGCTCTGCTCGAATTGCTAACCGATCTCGGAGTCGCGCAGGGAGATCTGGTTCAAGCCGGCCTGCTGCCGAATCCGGAGGTCGTTTATTTCTTCCCGGTCAGCGACAAACCATACAAGTACGCGCTCGATTTTCCCGTGGAGGCTCTCTGGCTGCGACCGATTCGCGTGGCAGCGGCCGAGCGCGAAGTGGAACGGGTAACGCAGCGTCTGACGCAAGCCGGCATCGATTTGATCCGCGACACGCGGCAGGCCTATGCCGATGCGGCGCTCGCTCATGGTCGACGGTCCGTTTCGATCGATGCGGTAAAAATCCGCGGCCGAATTGCCTCGCTCGCCAAAGCTCGTCTCGATGCTGGCGATATCAACCCGCAAGAAAAAGCGACCGCCCAAATCGATGCGCATCGCGCCGAGCAGGACTTCTCTCGCACCGAGTACGACATCGGCATCGCCGAAGAGCGACTCCGCAACTTGATGGGCGTGTCGGCCGATCGAACTCCGCTGCGTTTACAAACCGCGTCGCGACTTTATCCCCCAGCGCCGGATATCGATGTGCTCGTTTCGGAAGCAACCGAAAGCCGTCCCGATGCACTCGCCGCGGCCCAGTTCTCGGCCAGCGCCGCCGAACGCCTGCGGCTCGCAAGAATCGGCTGGGTGCGGTTCCTAGGAATCTTGGATGCCACGAGCGGCGTGAACGGTCACGAGTTCGGCCCGGCCTTTCGCACCACGTTGCCGATTTTCAACTGGAATCAGGGCGGCATCTCGCGAGCTGGAGCCGAACTTGAGCGGGCAGAACGCCAACGCCAGACGGTCAACAACCAGATCATCATGGATGTGCATCAGTCGCATCTGCGTTATTCGCAAGCTCAAGCAGAATTGGAAATTCTGAATCAGCGCGTTCGGCCTGAAGTGGAAACTGCCATTCGCCGAACAGAACTCGCCTATCGCGAAGGCAACATTCCGTATGTGGTTGTGCTGCAAACGACGCAGCAGTTACTCGACAGTCGATTTCGTGAAGTGCAATTGCAAGCCGACCTGCGCCGTGCCTGGTCGGATCTGGAACGGAGCGTGGGACGTCATCTGGACGAAGTCCAAACGCTCGAGCCAGAGCTTATTCCGCCTCCAAATATCCCGGCGCAACCGCAGGACGCTCCCGCCAGTCAGCAGAAGTGA
- a CDS encoding response regulator transcription factor, with translation MTFRILFVEDDAEIATFVSQGLREEGLMVDHVADGHAAAQSLSLSHWDLVILDWWLPGPDGLTLLQRLRQSGNQTPVLFLTARDAVAQRVEGLNAGADDYLCKPFAFEELLARVYALLRRVPDQAHQQWKFEDILVDLRANRTERAGKPLGLTAREQALLLFFLRHPTEVLSRTRLYEQVWNERYDGLSNTLEVHVMELRRKLEALGPRVIHTVRGRGYILSDASRGEPE, from the coding sequence ATGACGTTTCGCATTCTATTCGTCGAAGACGATGCTGAGATCGCAACCTTTGTCTCTCAAGGTTTGCGAGAAGAAGGGCTGATGGTCGACCATGTCGCCGATGGCCATGCCGCGGCGCAGTCGTTGTCGCTATCGCATTGGGACCTCGTGATTCTCGACTGGTGGTTGCCCGGTCCCGACGGCTTGACCCTGCTGCAGCGGCTTCGCCAGTCGGGCAATCAAACGCCCGTCCTGTTTCTCACTGCCCGCGATGCAGTAGCACAGCGCGTGGAAGGGTTGAATGCCGGCGCCGATGACTATCTCTGCAAGCCATTTGCTTTCGAAGAGCTACTCGCGCGGGTGTATGCCTTGCTGCGGCGAGTTCCCGATCAAGCCCACCAGCAGTGGAAGTTCGAAGACATTCTGGTCGATCTCCGCGCCAACCGGACCGAACGTGCGGGCAAACCCTTGGGGCTCACGGCCCGCGAGCAAGCCCTGCTCTTGTTCTTCTTGCGGCATCCCACGGAAGTGTTGTCGCGCACTCGGTTGTATGAGCAAGTGTGGAATGAACGTTACGACGGGCTGTCGAACACGCTCGAAGTGCATGTGATGGAACTGCGCCGCAAGCTGGAAGCGCTCGGGCCGCGAGTCATTCATACGGTGCGCGGCCGCGGTTACATTCTCAGCGATGCGTCGCGAGGTGAGCCGGAATGA